One region of Wyeomyia smithii strain HCP4-BCI-WySm-NY-G18 chromosome 3, ASM2978416v1, whole genome shotgun sequence genomic DNA includes:
- the LOC129733158 gene encoding arrestin domain-containing protein 17-like isoform X1, producing MGIKQFQVELDNPSHTYYAGQTMNGVVTLVLDTPKKLRGVSLQFKGAAEVNWNERRGIKKDHHKTHFRGRQNYMNYTTYIVGSSDGENFALPAGTHLYNFSCILPSNLATSMEAKRGHIRYTLKVIVDRAWMLNKSYKMGFTVLQPLNLNFLSNVRFPIEMHITKAFCCWPCTTGPLHISAQLPISGYVPGQTIAVTIVVDNQSRRKLIKIISRFVQHIAYISCSPHRKIKEESLEMAQADSAANNKPGESRYEHHLFIPPLPPTNSTCEVLQVTYTVEVKATTNCGKNPVVKLPIILGTIPLSSCAVPRLNETTPPVGQQPKATTSSELSEFTTNHSEELPPPTYEEAMNATHINIQDDGESNEMGCKDFSPRYLIYRFPQGASVPPVDDMTRQWKSA from the exons ATGGGAATAAAACAGTTTCAAGTCGAGCTGGATAATCCTTCGCATACATATTATGCTGGCCAAACCATGAATGGAGTGGTGACACTAGTCTTGGATACGCCAAAAAAGCTTAGAG GTGTATCCCTTCAATTCAAAGGCGCTGCGGAGGTCAACTGGAATGAGCGCCGCGGTATTAAAAAAGATCACCATAAGACCCACTTTCGGGGTCGGCAAAACTATATGAACTATACAACATATATTGTCGGTTCTAGCGACGGAGAAAATTTTGCTCTACCAGCAGGAACGCACCTCTATAACTTTTCCTGTATTCTTCCATCCAACCTGGCTACATCAATGGAAGCCAAGCGGGGTCACATTCGTTACACTCTAAAGGTAATAGTGGACAGGGCCTGGATGCTGAATAAATCCTACAAAATGGGGTTCACAGTGCTGCAGCCGTTAAATTTGAACTTTCTTAGCAACGTACGATTCCCTATCGAAATGCATATAACAAAAGCATTTTGTTGTTGGCCTTGTACAACAGGTCCGCTACATATTTCCGCGCAGTTACCGATATCTGGATATGTACCAGGGCAAACAATCGCTGTAACAATCGTCGTTGACAATCAAAGCCGACGGAAACTTATTAAAATTATATCAAGATTTGTGCAACATATAGCATACATTAGCTGTTCACCACATCGCAAAATTAAAGAAGAATCTTTGGAAATGGCACAGGCTGATAGTGCAGCAAATAACAAACCCGGAGAGTCACGTTATGAGCATCACTTATTCATACCACCTTTACCACCGACTAATTCAACATGTGAAGTATTGCAAGTAACCTACACAGTTGAAGTGAAGGCCACTACCAATTGCGGAAAGAATCCCGTTGTTAAGCTCCCAATTATTTTGGGTACGATTCCTCTGTCAAGTTGTGCGGTCCCCAGGCTTAATGAAACTACGCCACCAGTTGGGCAGCAACCGAAGGCTACCACTTCAAGTGAACTTTCTGAATTCACTACAAATCACTCGGAAGAACTGC CTCCTCCCACATACGAAGAGGCCATGAACGCCACCCACATCAACATTCAGGACGACGGtgaatcgaatgaaatgggctGTAAAGATTTTTCTCCTCGATACCTGATTTATCGGTTTCCTCAAGGTGCCAGTGTACCACCAGTGGATGACATGACCAGACAGTGGAAGTCGGCATAG
- the LOC129733158 gene encoding arrestin domain-containing protein 2-like isoform X2 has protein sequence MNYTTYIVGSSDGENFALPAGTHLYNFSCILPSNLATSMEAKRGHIRYTLKVIVDRAWMLNKSYKMGFTVLQPLNLNFLSNVRFPIEMHITKAFCCWPCTTGPLHISAQLPISGYVPGQTIAVTIVVDNQSRRKLIKIISRFVQHIAYISCSPHRKIKEESLEMAQADSAANNKPGESRYEHHLFIPPLPPTNSTCEVLQVTYTVEVKATTNCGKNPVVKLPIILGTIPLSSCAVPRLNETTPPVGQQPKATTSSELSEFTTNHSEELPPPTYEEAMNATHINIQDDGESNEMGCKDFSPRYLIYRFPQGASVPPVDDMTRQWKSA, from the exons ATGAACTATACAACATATATTGTCGGTTCTAGCGACGGAGAAAATTTTGCTCTACCAGCAGGAACGCACCTCTATAACTTTTCCTGTATTCTTCCATCCAACCTGGCTACATCAATGGAAGCCAAGCGGGGTCACATTCGTTACACTCTAAAGGTAATAGTGGACAGGGCCTGGATGCTGAATAAATCCTACAAAATGGGGTTCACAGTGCTGCAGCCGTTAAATTTGAACTTTCTTAGCAACGTACGATTCCCTATCGAAATGCATATAACAAAAGCATTTTGTTGTTGGCCTTGTACAACAGGTCCGCTACATATTTCCGCGCAGTTACCGATATCTGGATATGTACCAGGGCAAACAATCGCTGTAACAATCGTCGTTGACAATCAAAGCCGACGGAAACTTATTAAAATTATATCAAGATTTGTGCAACATATAGCATACATTAGCTGTTCACCACATCGCAAAATTAAAGAAGAATCTTTGGAAATGGCACAGGCTGATAGTGCAGCAAATAACAAACCCGGAGAGTCACGTTATGAGCATCACTTATTCATACCACCTTTACCACCGACTAATTCAACATGTGAAGTATTGCAAGTAACCTACACAGTTGAAGTGAAGGCCACTACCAATTGCGGAAAGAATCCCGTTGTTAAGCTCCCAATTATTTTGGGTACGATTCCTCTGTCAAGTTGTGCGGTCCCCAGGCTTAATGAAACTACGCCACCAGTTGGGCAGCAACCGAAGGCTACCACTTCAAGTGAACTTTCTGAATTCACTACAAATCACTCGGAAGAACTGC CTCCTCCCACATACGAAGAGGCCATGAACGCCACCCACATCAACATTCAGGACGACGGtgaatcgaatgaaatgggctGTAAAGATTTTTCTCCTCGATACCTGATTTATCGGTTTCCTCAAGGTGCCAGTGTACCACCAGTGGATGACATGACCAGACAGTGGAAGTCGGCATAG
- the LOC129733157 gene encoding arrestin domain-containing protein 3-like isoform X2 → MALACSIKFNASPYAVYLPGQTVAGHIELHLSQATIFKDIKLHIKGIAEVSWYESIFVDGNPVLIPYHGRHQYMHHTKSVVAVPDASTVEFPAGLHRYEFSYALPSNLPTSLETEQGYVRYTAKVVLERPQGQNRSFKVGFTVLRHVNLNHERDMSIPAKTEKNKTYCCGPCRSDPLNISAQLPISGYVPGQTIAVKINIENQTKKGIKKISTKLVQVISYISQTPYCEVSDKTTIVAEVRCQGSEARANISEEQYLLIPIVPPSSKSCPVLTVNYFVEVEVKVSGPNINPRVRIPITLGTVPLCASAIPAFDEAATVIMHEPRATTSSLEAYYELPPPSYEEAIDAMRINILDDGEASETTSDDYRPRYVVYRFGSTHKCD, encoded by the exons ATGGCCTTAGCTTGCAGTATTAAATTTAACGCAAGTCCTTACGCTGTTTATCTGCCTGGACAAACTGTGGCCGGACATATCGAACTGCATTTGTCACAAGCGACCATTTTCAAAG ACATTAAGCTACACATCAAAGGAATAGCTGAAGTAAGCTGGTATGAAAGCATTTTTGTTGATGGCAATCCAGTATTGATTCCTTACCATGGTCGCCATCAGTATATGCACCACACGAAGAGTGTAGTAGCAGTTCCAGATGCCAGTACGGTCGAATTTCCCGCCGGACTTCACCGTTACGAGTTCTCCTACGCTCTACCGTCAAACCTGCCAACTTCCTTGGAAACTGAGCAGGGTTACGTGCGCTATACCGCCAAAGTAGTTCTCGAACGGCCCCAAGGCCAGAATCGTTCCTTCAAAGTGGGATTTACAGTGCTGCGACACGTTAATCTAAACCACGAACGTGACATGAGTATTCCAGCTAAAAcggaaaaaaacaaaacctaCTGCTGTGGACCATGCCGTTCCGATCCACTGAACATATCTGCGCAGCTGCCTATTTCCGGGTATGTACCAGGCCAGACTATAGCAGTTAAGATTAACATCGAAAACCAAACCAAGAAGGGTATCAAAAAAATCTCCACTAAATTAGTCCAAGTGATTTCCTACATCAGTCAGACTCCTTACTGCGAAGTTAGTGACAAAACCACGATAGTTGCCGAAGTGCGTTGCCAAGGTAGTGAAGCTCGGGCCAACATTAGTGAAGAACAATACCTACTAATACCGATTGTTCCGCCGAGCAGCAAATCATGCCCGGTACTAACCGTTAACTACTTCGTTGAGGTTGAGGTCAAAGTGAGCGGTCCCAACATCAACCCTAGAGTACGAATACCGATAACCCTTGGGACAGTCCCACTTTGTGCCAGTGCTATTCCAGCATTCGACGAAGCAGCAACGGTAATTATGCATGAACCGAGGGCCACTACGTCATCACTGGAAGCTTATTATGAATTAC CGCCTCCCTCATACGAGGAAGCTATCGATGCCATGCGAATCAACATTCTTGATGACGGAGAAGCTAGCGAAACGACCTCGGATGACTACCGACCCCGCTACGTAGTTTATCGCTTCGGAAGTACACACAAATGCGATTAA
- the LOC129733157 gene encoding arrestin domain-containing protein 3-like isoform X1 encodes MALACSIKFNASPYAVYLPGQTVAGHIELHLSQATIFKGKGMCINTAEIHQAINVISDIKLHIKGIAEVSWYESIFVDGNPVLIPYHGRHQYMHHTKSVVAVPDASTVEFPAGLHRYEFSYALPSNLPTSLETEQGYVRYTAKVVLERPQGQNRSFKVGFTVLRHVNLNHERDMSIPAKTEKNKTYCCGPCRSDPLNISAQLPISGYVPGQTIAVKINIENQTKKGIKKISTKLVQVISYISQTPYCEVSDKTTIVAEVRCQGSEARANISEEQYLLIPIVPPSSKSCPVLTVNYFVEVEVKVSGPNINPRVRIPITLGTVPLCASAIPAFDEAATVIMHEPRATTSSLEAYYELPPPSYEEAIDAMRINILDDGEASETTSDDYRPRYVVYRFGSTHKCD; translated from the exons ATGGCCTTAGCTTGCAGTATTAAATTTAACGCAAGTCCTTACGCTGTTTATCTGCCTGGACAAACTGTGGCCGGACATATCGAACTGCATTTGTCACAAGCGACCATTTTCAAAGGTAAAGGAATGTGCATCAATACAGCCGAAATACACCAAGCCATAAACGTCATATCAGACATTAAGCTACACATCAAAGGAATAGCTGAAGTAAGCTGGTATGAAAGCATTTTTGTTGATGGCAATCCAGTATTGATTCCTTACCATGGTCGCCATCAGTATATGCACCACACGAAGAGTGTAGTAGCAGTTCCAGATGCCAGTACGGTCGAATTTCCCGCCGGACTTCACCGTTACGAGTTCTCCTACGCTCTACCGTCAAACCTGCCAACTTCCTTGGAAACTGAGCAGGGTTACGTGCGCTATACCGCCAAAGTAGTTCTCGAACGGCCCCAAGGCCAGAATCGTTCCTTCAAAGTGGGATTTACAGTGCTGCGACACGTTAATCTAAACCACGAACGTGACATGAGTATTCCAGCTAAAAcggaaaaaaacaaaacctaCTGCTGTGGACCATGCCGTTCCGATCCACTGAACATATCTGCGCAGCTGCCTATTTCCGGGTATGTACCAGGCCAGACTATAGCAGTTAAGATTAACATCGAAAACCAAACCAAGAAGGGTATCAAAAAAATCTCCACTAAATTAGTCCAAGTGATTTCCTACATCAGTCAGACTCCTTACTGCGAAGTTAGTGACAAAACCACGATAGTTGCCGAAGTGCGTTGCCAAGGTAGTGAAGCTCGGGCCAACATTAGTGAAGAACAATACCTACTAATACCGATTGTTCCGCCGAGCAGCAAATCATGCCCGGTACTAACCGTTAACTACTTCGTTGAGGTTGAGGTCAAAGTGAGCGGTCCCAACATCAACCCTAGAGTACGAATACCGATAACCCTTGGGACAGTCCCACTTTGTGCCAGTGCTATTCCAGCATTCGACGAAGCAGCAACGGTAATTATGCATGAACCGAGGGCCACTACGTCATCACTGGAAGCTTATTATGAATTAC CGCCTCCCTCATACGAGGAAGCTATCGATGCCATGCGAATCAACATTCTTGATGACGGAGAAGCTAGCGAAACGACCTCGGATGACTACCGACCCCGCTACGTAGTTTATCGCTTCGGAAGTACACACAAATGCGATTAA
- the LOC129733155 gene encoding arrestin domain-containing protein 17-like — protein sequence MGLKDCQIELDNPWNTYYAGQTVNGKVTFTFDSPKKIRGIIIKFSGEAETKWSQTETKTDQEGKQYESTTNLTGQEEYFQIQYYLLGGKNSNEIELGAGTHEYPFTCALPPTLPSSFEGEWGFVRYTIKVTLDRPWKFDQDMKMAFTVISPVDLNQNPRVKDPFKLEREKTFCCFCCASGPLSVVVHIPVTGFVSGQTIPLTIECDNASNVGVESIKLTLRKLLAFHVHTPRRETKKKKEVISEIAVGPIEGGNNQTWNQHIQIPPLPPSNLVNCGIIDVDYDIKMEAVVSGPHANLDGNIPIVLGTVPLASFQPPLPYTDNPPETDPSMLPTQPVSPASPPNGAGGAQGWNIADGGDSLYPNIPPPTFAEAAFKAPNISNKNDSEFTRFVGAPEYAPRYPTYAFTPSAPPANL from the exons ATGGGCTTAAAGGACTGTCAGATAGAACTAGACAATCCGTGGAATACATATTATGCCGGTCAGACTGTTAATGGGAAAGTTACATTTACCTTCGATTCGCCGAAAAAAATTCGAG GAATTATCATAAAATTCTCCGGTGAAGCAGAAACCAAGTGGAGCCAGACGGAAACTAAAACCGACCAGGAGGGAAAACAGTATGAATCAACTACCAATTTGACCGGCCAGGAGGAATACTTCCAGATTCAGTATTACCTGTTGGGTGGAAAGAACAGCAATGAAATCGAGCTGGGTGCCGGCACTCACGAGTATCCGTTCACATGTGCTTTGCCACCGACTCTACCTTCTTCCTTCGAGGGAGAATGGGGTTTCGTACGGTATACGATTAAAGTTACCTTGGACCGGCCCTGGAAGTTCGACCAGGACATGAAAATGGCTTTTACGGTGATTTCACCTGTTGATCTAAACCAGAATCCACGTGTGAAGGATCCATTTAAACTGGAGCGGGAAAAGACCTTTTGCTGCTTCTGCTGTGCTTCCGGACCACTGAGCGTAGTCGTGCACATTCCGGTAACCGGTTTTGTCTCCGGTCAAACAATTCCATTGACAATCGAATGCGACAATGCGAGTAACGTTGGGGTTGAGTCAATCAAGCTTACGTTACGTAAATTGCTGGCATTCCACGTGCACACACCACGTCGCGAaacaaaaaagaagaaagaagtgATATCGGAAATCGCTGTTGGACCAATCGAAGGTGGTAACAACCAAACGTGGAATCAACACATCCAGATTCCGCCACTACCGCCATCTAATTTGGTTAATTGTGGCATTATTGATGTTGACTACGATATCAAGATGGAAGCCGTAGTTTCCGGTCCACACGCCAACTTAGacggaaatataccaatcgtttTAGGTACTGTTCCGCTTGCTTCCTTCCAACCGCCTCTGCCGTATACAGATAATCCACCGGAAACGGACCCCTCGATGCTACCAACCCAACCGGTTAGTCCAGCTAGTCCTCCGAACGGAGCAGGTGGTGCACAAGGCTGGAACATTGCTGATGGTGGGGATAGTTTATATCCCAACATAC CACCACCGACATTTGCGGAAGCCGCATTCAAGGCTCCCAACATTTCGAATAAAAACGATAGCGAGTTCACGCGGTTCGTGGGAGCCCCGGAATACGCCCCGCGCTATCCAACATATGCTTTCACGCCCTCCGCACCGCCAGCCAATCTATAA